TTACAATAGTTATTTCATGTGTAATGATATGGTTACAATTATATTGGTTCATAGTTTCTAATTACCTATAATCTATTACTTGGGTCAGGGAACTACTTATGTATATGATTCATTCTTTAGACCATATGTTGCAAGGCATGAGAATGAAATTGATCGTAATTTGTTGGAACTGAGGACTAGAGCTGGAGATATGGCAATTTTATATTGGCAAAGGGCTGCAAGCTATGGACAGAcaagagtttttgaaattttgcagTACGTTGCCTCACAATCAACACCAAGGCCTCCCCCTGCCAAGGTACATGTCAAGGCTGTAAAAAAGATAGAGCTAATTACTCTATCCTTTAACATTATCATTTAGCATTTACCGTACTTACCATCTTGTTTTATTGCTTTAATGGTTTGCGGGCAGTTGCAATAATATTTTGGTCAATGTGAAAATAGGGTCTATTCATTAGGTGGCAGCATCCTAATTAAGAAGTggtttaacaaaaattacagtTGATTATTTAATTGCACCTGATATGTTTCCCCTAGTCATAGTTTAACTAAACTAATTGCTACTTTTCTCTCAGGAGATATACATTGGGCCAACCagattacatatttatattcatgATTGTTACTTTGTATTTGCATATCAATTCTCTGGGAAGATGTCACGATTGAATGAAATTAGCCACCATTCTTTCTCAGTTGAACTTGTACTTTGACATTTCAGCCATGGCAAGATGTAAGGGCTCGCCAACGTACTGCTACCAACCAGTTACCAGCTACAGCAACTCCACCAGTGACTGAAGAACCACCATCTCCAACTTCCAATACATCTTCAAGTGAGCACCGAAAGGAAGTAGGTGAAGAGGCGGGTCCCTCACAAGTGCCTGAAGCTGCTCCTCCTGCAAGAGCAAATTCTCTGAAAGCTAATTCTGCTACCTCAAACACGCGAAAGGTTAATCCTGCAGCCTCAAATGCACAGAAATCAAATTCTTCTGTCTCAAATGCTCAAAATGCAAATTCAGCATCCTCCAATGCTCAGAAAGCAAATTCTGAAGCCGCAGATGCTCAAAAAGCAAATTCAGTGTCCTCCAATGCTCAGAAAGCAAATTATGCAACCTCAGATGCTCAGAAAGCAAATTCAACCTCAGAAACTGCCAGCAAGACTATACCAACTGAACCAGAAGCAATGCAGTTGGATCTGGTGTCTGCTGTGGCTGTTGAAAATGCAAATCCTCCCCCAAAGGAGCCTGTCATGAGGAAACCATTCAGGTAACACATAACAGATTGAGGAGAAACCATTAAACAACTGAAAACTCAGAATTTAATGGTTAGACAGTGGTATTGTATTACTGTAAAAAGACTTTGCTGTAAATATGCTGTTGTATTTATCTTCTGTTTCCTTGGTTGCTTCATTTTTTGAACATTGAAATGTAACAAAAAGGGATGGTGGGTTGATGAGAGTTGATTAGTGCAAGCCTTTAATATGCAGGTTGTTGGAAGGTGATTTAGCCACCTTATTTGTAATTTgatgagttaaaattttttttatagattgaGCTTGTTTCAGTATGTAAAATTAaagctcgagtttgatttgCACTTGTTCATTTTGAACATGAGCAATTCGGATCAAATTCAGTCCTAATTAAAAGTGTTTCAGTTATATGGCTTATTAATATAAAGGAACTAGCTACATGTTGCATATTCTTTGCCTTACTAATATCAAGGAACCAGCGTTGGGCAGAAGAAAGGAATGAGGTTCGACACTTGGCCACCTTTTTTCTAAGCTTCTCTTTATTTAGTACTCTcattaagttaaaaaaagataaaaaaaaaaattctagctACAAAATTTACAGTATCAACGTCCATTTAATAATGTCAACATGGACTGACAAGGACTTTCTCGTTGACGGTACCAATGTCCATTTAATGATGCTTGTGAGCTTGTAGCTGAGCCACGGTAGAGTCATCGCCAAGGAGGTCGCTTTTGTCCAGAGTTCATGAACTGTAAGCTGTAGAGAACATGGTAAATGTATACATTTTCCTAAGGATAAAATAGGGTAAAATCAACCTTAAAGCTGTTCCCAGTGCAAGAACACATCGAACAGATTCCAGTCACTCAAAGTTGAATGTATTATTAGTTGCTCCACAGATTTGTGATGCTGACTTCAGGATCTGATCTGAACCAATAATCATCATCATGCTGCAACATTTCAGATGCACACAACTTAGATGAAGTTCctttgatttgaaattgaagACCATGGAAAATTACACAAATTGTTGGAGAGCCATTTTGAAATGTCCATATATACTTACATCACAGTCTGAAGGAATTATCTTCTGAATCCCACATATCTCTGAGCTCATTGAGCTGAATGTTTcacaactttttttattatcctcAAGTTCCAAGGACGGCCCAAAGTTTTGAACTCCGCATAGGGTACTGTTCCAAGATGGATTTGCTGATTGGGCATGCTCAATAGTCACCCCATCACCTTCACTTTGGTATTTGCTGCGATTACCATGAAAATAGCCgttaagagaaaaatgaaaaaaaatataaagaaagcaACCAACATAAGTGTTACAACcatgaaaaattttcatcacCCTAAAACTACTTAAGACCCACGATAGCCCACATTAGTGTATTGTAGTGAGAGGCGTAGAGAGAACCAGATAAATGATGCATGCTTGATTACAAGAAAATTAAGAATACCTCAGAAGGTACAAATCAATAGGCCCCGTGGTACTTCTAACAATCATTTTGTATTGTCTTGTAGGATAACCAATATCCTGCTCATTATAATAGTCAagcaatcaaataaaaatacaattcaaaTAATTCACACCTAATCCTTCCACTCACCTCATCAGGATCAGGAACTTCAATATAGCTTGCTTGAGGAGCTTTAATTGCAATCAGTGTCTCATTCTGTGACAAAAATGGCAATGCCATGTCAAGAGACCATCAACTAAAATAAAGATTTCAAGGACATTctgaaatttaaagagaaattacCTGGAAGCATGGAAGACTGGCAATATCTTCCTCTGTTAAAAATAAGCACCTACATAAGTTCGTAAATTATATCAATCGGAGAAAGGGAGACCAACAGGAAAACTATAATGTGGAGccaaattttattctaaataacacttaaacaacaaaaataagtACTTTTGATGATTCTCATTTTCCTCCAAGGCCCTCAGAAGCTCCTGTTTTTCCCTGAAGAAAGCATATGATGACAGCTCAATACATGAGAGAGAAAAAGTAGACTGACAAGTTGGAAAAGTCATGGTTAACTAACCTAATACAATCGTCAATCCTCCATTCTTCAGCATATAGACTTTCAACCTCAGCCTGTCATCAAACCAAGCGTAATAGGCAATTAGGAAGACAAATTACTGTAACATGTTTCTTCCAACAAGCCGGAAGCTCAAATTTCACCAAACCAAAATCATTGATGTTTCatcttttattgattatgatCAATTAAAAGGAACCTAACGATATTCTACCGTTGATATCACTTTTTATCTATCCCCCtcattaattaatctttttatatgTAAGTCTTCAGATGACCATCATGACAACTACCTGAACCTACATTTAATGCCAGATCTTAATTAGtacaatgaagaaaatgaatcttCTAGATTATTTCCTCTAATTATTAAACCTGTGAGGGTGCAAACTATTTTGCATAGCTTGAACACAAAATCTGCCATTGAACACTAAAATAGTTAAGCCATAAAACTAATTAAGTTACAAGATGACTGATGTGAGGATTTCTACCAAGTCAGCATGCTAAGCACAGGCAAACATGACAGAGAACTGATCCGAAACACAAAGCAAAGTAGCAAACCATACAACACAAGAAGCTTAAATGCTTATCAACCAACATAATAAATACATGAAAgagattcaaatcaattttcacCTTCAATGTAGCAACTTGATCATCCAACTCCTTCGGCCCTAAACTATCATATCCCCTGTTTATGAGGACCATTGGTCACTATATGTTTTAAaagaagtaataaaaattagatcaaTATAATTACTTCCAGCGTATGTGATTCTTTGAAGTTTTCTCTATCAATCCAATTCCTTCAAGGACATTAGTTATATCATATATCCTCCTTTTTTGAACCtgttgaaaatcataaaattaatacaaCACACACAAACAGAAAGAACATAAGTCATAACAAGACTTGCCACGGGATCAAATTATGGCAAGGAAACACTTGTAAAATTTGCTTCAACTATGATTTCAACACTGATTGTATTCGGACAAAAACATTCAAAACTGTTACtaggttattaaaattttcaaaaggaaTTGTTAGAATGTAAGTTTTATACCTCCAACACTTCTGCAGTATGGTTCAGATCAAGGGTGCCATCTTTAGCCTCATGAATCAAATTGATGAATTTCCTTGTTAACAAGCCTATCATGTGAAACAGCACAGTAAACCCTCATAGACATATACAATTGCCATATCATAGCTGAAACTAAATATTCCATGAAACATGCCAAGCGAATGCATAAATGTCCATCTTTTTTATGCAATAGTGAGACCGAAGCAAGGCATAGCTCAAACAGCCCttaattgagctaaatttaCCTAAAGAACTGTCATATCGGCAACTATTAGATGGATTCCAACCACTTGGAGCCTCTGGCAATGAAAGCAGGGACAAAATAAAGGGCATTAAACCTATCAATCAAAATAGCTCAACATATTTACATGTGCTATGATAAACAAGTAGATGGAGAGTAAGGGCACTACCAACATTTGGTCTTTGAGTCACagactttttttgttttaaaacttttgatttGCTATTAATTTTACCACCTATGCAGGATTCTGGTTCTGGCCAAGGATCATTGACTACTTTCCTATGTCCAGGGGTGGCTGATTGTCCAGTAGTCTGAGTCAAACATTTGCCTGATTCATTTGTTTGCTTCAACTGCAAATATCATTAAAGCATTCACAATAAATGCAACAAagatcatattaaataaaaagattaattatacAAGACAATAATGAATCCACCAAGTCAATTCTTTTAGCAAtgattgtaaaaaaataaatctgcCACTTTGCATAAGCTGAGGTTAAAACTCTATAAGATTACACCAAACCTAATTAAAGTAGAAATGAAGCCTGCCAGTTGCTACACCAGCCACATCCAAGTACTCAAAAGCAGTATCCTAAATCAGAAGTTTTCCcttcttttcaaaaaatatccATTAAACACAACTTAGGCATACAAAAGCGTCACACAAATTTTGAGGGTAGTTCAACTTGAATCAAGataatttaagattattctAATGTCCAATAGTATCAGAATAAGCCGCTAACATTATCTAGTTGTACAGAATTTAAACCTTACAGATGCTGGCACTATAAAATAAGAATGGAAAAGGAAACAACGACCTTTTTGCAAATCTCTTGTTACCAACTGAAAAATAGCTTCAATTCTCATGTAAGATCTATTA
This is a stretch of genomic DNA from Mangifera indica cultivar Alphonso chromosome 11, CATAS_Mindica_2.1, whole genome shotgun sequence. It encodes these proteins:
- the LOC123229562 gene encoding HVA22-like protein i isoform X2: MNKPEIEQLRFWCQYWILVAVLSVCERIGDAFISWVPMYSEAKLAFFIYLWFPKTKGTTYVYDSFFRPYVARHENEIDRNLLELRTRAGDMAILYWQRAASYGQTRVFEILQYVASQSTPRPPPAKPWQDVRARQRTATNQLPATATPPVTEEPPSPTSNTSSSEHRKEVGEEAGPSQVPEAAPPARANSLKANSATSNTRKVNPAASNAQKSNSSVSNAQNANSASSNAQKANSEAADAQKANSVSSNAQKANYATSDAQKANSTSETASKTIPTEPEAMQLDLVSAVAVENANPPPKEPVMRKPFR
- the LOC123229562 gene encoding HVA22-like protein i isoform X1; the encoded protein is MIGSFLTRGLVLVFGYAYPAYECYKTVEMNKPEIEQLRFWCQYWILVAVLSVCERIGDAFISWVPMYSEAKLAFFIYLWFPKTKGTTYVYDSFFRPYVARHENEIDRNLLELRTRAGDMAILYWQRAASYGQTRVFEILQYVASQSTPRPPPAKPWQDVRARQRTATNQLPATATPPVTEEPPSPTSNTSSSEHRKEVGEEAGPSQVPEAAPPARANSLKANSATSNTRKVNPAASNAQKSNSSVSNAQNANSASSNAQKANSEAADAQKANSVSSNAQKANYATSDAQKANSTSETASKTIPTEPEAMQLDLVSAVAVENANPPPKEPVMRKPFR
- the LOC123229561 gene encoding transcription factor E2FC isoform X1, which codes for MANYSEDPTRPYHTSQFQFQFLEPKPHHHTLSSSSIATNPLYHSFLGRLPFPSNHSQNNTNNTIFNHSSDIVHNINHRDDTHSAFAMLALKQTNESGKCLTQTTGQSATPGHRKVVNDPWPEPESCIGGKINSKSKVLKQKKSVTQRPNVGLMPFILSLLSLPEAPSGWNPSNSCRYDSSLGLLTRKFINLIHEAKDGTLDLNHTAEVLEVQKRRIYDITNVLEGIGLIEKTSKNHIRWKGYDSLGPKELDDQVATLKAEVESLYAEEWRIDDCIREKQELLRALEENENHQKCLFLTEEDIASLPCFQNETLIAIKAPQASYIEVPDPDEDIGYPTRQYKMIVRSTTGPIDLYLLSKYQSEGDGVTIEHAQSANPSWNSTLCGVQNFGPSLELEDNKKSCETFSSMSSEICGIQKIIPSDCDHDDDYWFRSDPEVSITNLWSN
- the LOC123229561 gene encoding transcription factor E2FC isoform X2, with the protein product MANYSEDPTRPYHTSQFQFQFLEPKPHHHTLSSSSIATNPLYHSFLGRLPFPSNHSQNNTNNTIFNHSSDIVHNINHRDDTHSAFAMLALKQTNESGKCLTQTTGQSATPGHRKVVNDPWPEPESCIGGKINSKSKVLKQKKSVTQRPNVEAPSGWNPSNSCRYDSSLGLLTRKFINLIHEAKDGTLDLNHTAEVLEVQKRRIYDITNVLEGIGLIEKTSKNHIRWKGYDSLGPKELDDQVATLKAEVESLYAEEWRIDDCIREKQELLRALEENENHQKCLFLTEEDIASLPCFQNETLIAIKAPQASYIEVPDPDEDIGYPTRQYKMIVRSTTGPIDLYLLSKYQSEGDGVTIEHAQSANPSWNSTLCGVQNFGPSLELEDNKKSCETFSSMSSEICGIQKIIPSDCDHDDDYWFRSDPEVSITNLWSN
- the LOC123229561 gene encoding transcription factor E2FC isoform X3, which produces MANYSEDPTRPYHTSQFQFQFLEPKPHHHTLSSSSIATNPLYHSFLGRLPFPSNHSQNNTNNTIFNHSSDIVHNINHRDDTHSAFAMLALKQTNESGKCLTQTTGQSATPGHRKVVNDPWPEPESCIGGKINSKSKVLKQKKSVTQRPNVGLMPFILSLLSLPEAPSGWNPSNSCRYDSSLGLLTRKFINLIHEAKDGTLDLNHTAEVLEVQKRRIYDITNVLEGIGLIEKTSKNHIRWKGYDSLGPKELDDQVATLKAEVESLYAEEWRIDDCIREKQELLRALEENENHQKCLFLTEEDIASLPCFQNETLIAIKAPQASYIEVPDPDEQIPK